actttgagttctagtaggaacaaaaagatcaatatgtaacatctccaatggccttttggttgagattccatcttttgatttaaaagaggattttacttgtttgcccaattggcaagcatcacaagtaagatccttatcaaacttgatgtttggaattcctctaaccaaattctttttaactagcttagaaatttggtacatgctagcatgacccaactttctatgccaaagccatttttcatattcaagagaggtaaagcatgttacattttgttcctttaaatcctcaagagttaatccatacacattgttgcatcttttagcttcaaaaagaacatccccagttttctcacaaacaactaagcaaacaaacttcttaaaaataacttcaaaacccaaatcacataattgactaacactaagtaaattatgtttcaagccatgtacaaaaaggacatcatttatacaagatgagagatttttacccactttcccaacagccactatttttccttttgcatcatcaccgaaagtgacaagtcctccatcatattcatcaagctttatgaagaaggttgtcttttcggtcatatgcctagagcatccgctatccatgtaccacatattttctttcttcttggatgctaggcatacctacaaaataagctcaagtgaccttaggtatccaaattttcttggatcctttcacgttaaaccatctcctatgtcccaaatcattgtaatcaaaaacaactttgtaaactttatcacctatcattctttcaccaaagaaacattgaactgaaaaatgaccacttcggttacacaatctacaaaatcttggagttgctgttttgttaaagtaagTGGGATCTTGAAACCTTGTGTCATTGGATGAAGAAGGTTTATCTTTAAAAGAGAGTTTCTTATCAGATTTATAAAATCTCAATCCAGCTTTATCAAAAagtggtttttgactagccaagatttgatttagattttcagaACTGAGAGTAAATTTGACTAAGTCATTTTCAAGATTTTTAACCTTCTCCAGCAATTCTTCATTTTCCTTAAAATAGTTTACATACGCAACTACCGAGtgatcactttcacagcttctaagttgagctttcaactgcttattttcttccacaagatcacaagcagtttcggcctctcttagcttttctttgagaaaatcattttcagctttaagaataaaaacttgttgttcaagatcttgattatcagtcagaaaacatcttattttttcagagaggttatctatcataagatgaaggtcttcagtgtcagggtttTGAAAGAATACCTGATCTACATGATTTCCCATGAGACAAGGCTGTGACTTAGTCTCAGattcttcatcattatcatctgagtcattttccaaatcttcccatgaagccatcagtcccttcttctttccctttttcggcttttcctccttctttaacttgggacaatcagatttgaaattccccatttccttgcaattgtaacagattactttgctaaggtctttcttcatcctccttgagctgctgcctttgcctttgagtttcatcattttcctgaatttttttgcaaacaacacaaactcattttcagaggagttatcactggattcatcatccagagggttagtcacagaagaaaaagcaattcctttcttttttgaatcttttttcaaataggtgttttcaaaagcaagaagatttcctctcaaattaTCAAGAGTCATGGAGTATAAGCtactactctcagaaataattaaagcttttgtttcccactcttttgtaagacatctcaacactcttctcactagcacagattctgaATATGTAATTCCAagagcatccaagccaacaatgagGGAGTTGAACCGTTCAAACAGTTCATCAacggactctccttccttcattgcaaacatttcatattctctgttcaacatgtctgtccgagttttctttacaatggtggttccttcatgagtgatttggagcttgtcccagattttctttgccattgtgcatcgtgatactcgtcggtattcctcaaagctgatagcacagttgagcaggtttactgccttggcatttaactctacattcttcctatcttcctcggtccatcttgcttctggtttgagagagactactccttcagcacttgtggtagttggaaattgaggcccttcaaggataatcttccaaagtctgtaatccacttcttgtacaaatatcttcatcctctccttccaataggtataattttttccattgaaaaggggaggtctgttgcttgattgaccttTAGTCAGATTGTAagacaccacatttgcgccactgtttttcgccatgaggatctttactccaagctgcaaagtttgatctctttgagaccaagctctgataccaattgatggtttcagtggctaagagaagggggggttaaatcttagccccctttttgcttgataTCACTTGCTGACTTGTCAGACCAATTCTGGAAACTTTTAGTCTTTTTATCTCATTACTacacacgagactttttcttttgtctcgtccctagccacgagacttttctttttgtctcgtcacttggcacgaaataattttagtttttttgctcctgtgtagtagaaacagaaatggagtagagaggAGAGGAAGATTGCACACAGATATATcatggttcggctgctaagtgcagtgcagcctacatccagtctctatcACAAACATGATTGAATTTCACTATGAttaatctgattacaacttgtaaagtgctaacccaacttacaaggggattcccacagaatcatgaaacacaacatagatgaacaaaggaactctaaaacatctatggctttttcttttaattttgcactctctgcctttttccgctctatggctttttcatacaaatcacactgtttgcctttttccatgagactcaagacatgacaaaattaaacagaaaaatactaaacagaatatattgaaggagaagagaaaactgttagctcaggtagctctgagaacactgtgccttgcactctcaaattttctccttgctccaaacagtggctgttctctctttttgaagaagagggaagcctccacacttgaagccaacacccaaaccaacttcttcctccttcaagaaacagaaccggttcggccacatagagagagaagagataaccatgaaaaacccaacatgcaattacctctagtcctttcttgatcatcactcttcatcaatccaagctctccatccttggcttgctctccaagatggatttctggcccttgatgcttcatgatgatgatgactttatctgcttcaatctctgcctcaaccatcacttcgccactctagctacttcctgtggtggttgagcagaatcaaagacaagccatgcttcaagaatctcgcttgctggccgaatcttcatccTCCATTTTTGGGCATGAAGgatccgagattacctcaccaaatcttaccacttTTTGGTGATCatctcagccacagcatacttttagtTTGTTacgttttcttgccatcattagcttgatggtcttgatgcatgcaacttcttcttccttttggtAGCTGAGCTTAGCTTCCATTGTTTCCTGGACAATAaccgaagaagaaggagaaagagatgagagagaataagCAACTTGGAAGAAAAGCAATTGAATGTGTTAATCAATATCATTACaaagttgcttttacttcccttagagTAGCATGCAGCATTAAGCAATCAATCTTGTCAAACacaatttctctctcatagttcccatgcatgtattcaattcactttattaaaaattttaaattccacCACATGCTTGAATTGGGTTCCGTTGAAGGCAACCTTTGCTTTCATTCAAATTTGGTTTCGGACCAAACTTGGAAGCATTCAACAAAAATTAATGTTGGACTTGGTAGCAACAAAATTAATCTGGCCCAATATAATAACTAGCTTCAGCCACAAACTCATTTGGACACTCAAGGCTGAGCCAATAATAAAACAGTTGggcttgttaattttcttttgtttcggcCCAAAAGTCTCAGCCATAATGATCATATCATTTTAATACCAAGGCTGAATTGGGCTTGCACCAGAATTTTATTTTCGGTCCAattaaaatctgcatcacaaaattattaattaacatatgttaaatgaaaatcaaattaataattttgtaattaattgtttaataatgtttagtcatcacaaatattaatttagagtttttcaaactcatcacttTTTGTTACCAAAATTGTAATAAGTCCAACGCATTCTGTTGAGATAGGTTAAAAATATTAtactatattaaatttaattatcttagtggttaattattttgttaaaaaaggtgaagaaatatatataaatatgcacAAATATTAATGTCTTACTTTTTGTATTCATTTGGTATTTCTGAAATAATACTCCAACTGCCTAAAATAATTTTGTGCAAACACATCACGAAATGTCTCTAATTCAGCCAGAAACCTCTTTTATATTTAGGAAAAATAAGAATTTACTCGTTAAGTTTAAAGATATTATTCAAAGAAATTAGACTGCAAATGTAATACTTATTTAGAGTGATTTTATCTTTGAGATGAATTAGACACAATTGTCCAACATACAAGACACAAGCATCATTCTTTCTCAATGCATATTCTCTTTCCGACATATTCAAGTGTGTTTATAAAGCCACATTTGTCCCATCACTTTGTGAGGATTAATTAACTAGGATATTGTTGCCGTTATAAGAGGAAACAATAAAACCTACAATGTTGGTTTTATTTTACAACTGAATAAAATCAAACAGAATCATCATAAGCAGCACCCACTAAAACAAGATAAGACAACTCTTTGAATACAAAAGCGTTACCTCAAAGCTAAACCACAATCCCACTTGATTGAGAGCATTGCTAGTGTTGTTTCTTTAAGGCTTCATTAAAGATGAAAGGATAATACTATTGCTGTCTTTATTCTAATTGTGTGATATAATTAATCTATTTGCTTCAATCAACATGCCATTTTTATGAGAACCAATTAATAGGccctttttttttaacaaaagtgttacacatacaagtcattttagTCTATAAATTATATAAGTTGGGTCAAATCCAACAAAAACGACACTCACTCATACGAAAATGTTAACATGCGCGCTACTCGACAGTTTCCATAGCGCCTCACTTACCATTATGAAagaagcttcttcttcttcctcgatcaAAACCACAACCGTCGTTTTTTTTTcgcattcctcctcctcctcttcttccttcttcttctcatttttctttgcgtttctcttcctttttcttcgcgtgtttcatcttcatcgtcttTTTTTTgttactgttgttgttgctggatttttttccttcttctctttctattgattttgcaacattatgtatttttttctttgtttgatttttttcttccaaaaagaattatgagaatatgaaataagaagatgaagaagaagaagcagcagaagatgaggaggaggaagaggaagagttttgaattatgtagaacttatcgGTACACATAcactgaaaattcttaaacaatacacccaaatatcttcgtgttacacccaaatttgctataaatacagaaaaatgtttcttCTAATGTTGCAtttgtttgttcttttttttcttatttctttctttcttttagttgaacgaatgtaagttcatcctctttcaagtaattttgtaccattatgtgtttcttctttttctttatttgatttttttgtttttattcttgttaaaagagtaaaataagaagaaactagaaaagataaaataagaaaaaaaaaagattaagataaaaaaaaaagaagatgatgatgatgatgaaaaagaagaagaagaagcagcagaagatgaggaggagggagaagaagagttttgaattatgcagaacttataaGCACACAtataccaaaaattcttaaacaatacactcaaatactagaaaaatattttttaatacagaacttttatattatattcaattcaaaccatcaaggatgaacaataattttcacaaacaaaaacaacattatttacctacagaatcataaactactatcgaaaatattaactagaatcgaaccacacctcagccacttgattggatttaaaataatcaatttcgttctgattcaattgataatctgaacttgaattattcattattttcaacaacgagataactgatgatggaggagaaggagaaaaaggaaggaggagaagaaatttcaataaaaaaaggaggaggaggaggaggaggaggaggaggaggaggaggaggaggacgaggtGTTGgtgagagagtaaaacaagaagaaacttgagaaggtaaaacaaaaaggaaaatatgaagaagaaaaaaagaagatggtgatgatgatgaaaaaaaagaagaataaacagCAGAacatgaggaggaggaagaggaaaagttttgaattatgcagaatttatgagcacacatacaccgaaaattctttaacaatacactcaaatttcttcgtgttacacccaaatttgctgcaaatacagaaaaatgtttcctctaatactgtattttttcttttttttatttctttctttcttctagtTGAATAAatataagttcatcctcttctaagtaattttgtaccattatctgtttcttcttcttctttgattgattttttttgtttttattcttgttaaaagagtaaaacaagaagaaacttgagaagataaaacaagaaaaaaaatatgaataagaaaaaaaaaagaagataatgatgatgatgatgatgaaaaagaagaaaaagaagcaacagaagatgaggaggagaaagaaaaagaattttgaattatatagaatttatcagcacacatacaccgaaaatcgttaaacaatacacccaaatgtcttcgtgttacacccaaatatctttgtcttatacccaaatttgctgcaaatacaaaaaaaatattttctttaatgtagaacgtttacattacattcaattcaaaccatcaacgatgaaacattattcacctacagaatcataaactactaatgaCAAAATTAACTTGAATCGAACTACGCCTCAactacttgattggattcaaaataataatcaatttcgttttggttcaattgacaatctgaacttgaacTATTCATTATCTTGAACAAtgagataactgatgatggaggagaaagaggaaaaagaaggatgagaagaaattccaatgaaaaaagaagaagaggaggaggaggaggtggtggtgttggtgacgacgataacgagagaaaaaaataacaaaaaagaagaaCATACAGTAACAACACGAAGAAAAACGTGCGCGcataaatataaatgacttgtatgtttTGGAAAAATGCGTGTACGTGGAGAATAATTGTTTTCCTAAATGATTTAATATACACATGACACCTCCATAAACTAATTTCCTTTTTTCTAGAACTAAAAGAGTAGAGATTACCCTGCTTCTAAGAAATGTTTCTTCCGAATGCGATATTaagttaatataatatttaattaatcatttttctttttaaaatagacTGAAATTCAAATATCCATCATATATGATGACAGCTCAAGTCATAACCTGCTACTACTAATCTTTAACTGTTTAGATAAAATGTTTTCATCCaatgttttcttctcctttttgtgGATACATTGGGAGtggtaaaatttgaatttaaactcTTCAGGCTTCACCACTAAATCATTTCTAGTTCACTGCTTGTCTTCCTctttaattatactttttcttTATCACAAATAATAATTGAAAAGGTCATCTGGATAGAGCATAattaatgaattaataaaagaaaggatttatttatcttgtgtcttaagaatacatgttaagtttataaattataaaaatttttattgaaaatataaaaaatttaaaatttttaatgtatttattttatattcattaaataaaaacatttaaaaatttttactaataataagcTTACCATATACCCTTAGAACACATGTTAGttaaattctaaaagaaaatatcatagattttaattattattcatgtTTGTTGGTTTGATTTGCTCTAGTTGTTGAAACTTTTACGTTCTTTTGTTGTGTTTCTGTATTTGTTTGGTTTGTGATCAATCTTGATGGCAATGCCAAAAAGGTTGATTCACAAATCAAAACTCTTCTCTCCAATTTTGGGTCAAGTAAATAACAgcgatccaaaaaaaaaaattgaaattatccATTTAACTACCCATCTTAAATCATATAATTTCCACGTCCCTCTATTTTTCTATCATTTTGGATAATGAAATCATACCATATCATATTATATACAAAGGAGAAAAATAATGTTTAAAGTAGACAAATTATGTCCAGATCATCTTGCATATATCTTAAAGGATAGCTTAATTAAAGGAATGGTGTTGAATCTGGAAATACACAAAGCTTGTTTGTCACTTCAACTACTGCAGTACTCTGCAGattcatcatcaccaaattcatcatcatcatcatcttcttcccaCTCATCATAAAGAAGAGATTTTATCTGCTGCGCTCTCAATCTTTCTTGAATTCTGTCTCTGATTGCTGTTCCCTATTTACGAGTAAACAGATGACAGATAAAATCAGTGAGTCAAATCAGAAGATTTTAGAAAATGGGATATCTACATAGGACTCAACAAGATCGATCACATGCAGAAAATTTGGTCATTTGCTGCATTATGAGAGTTCTAACCATTTTGTGGCAGCCTTCTTCAAACATTTCGAGGAAACCAGCTACCAATCGATCGGCATTTTCGATCCATTCAGTACGCCTCATTCCCGCTACTGTTTGTATCTGAATAGTTCAATGGAGAAAGTCTTGCTTATTTGCAgtgtaaaaaaaatgcaaatgaCACTACGTAGAGATTTTTCAAACTGCCCCTTGTGCACTTGCTTTGACGGCTAGGGATAAAATCCAGCAATTATGTAAATTAGAAGAGAAATGTTCCTTTTACTCATTCTTCCTTGTAAACCAAGTCAACTCACTCTCCTCCACCATTGGACAGGGTGTGGGATCCAGATTCAACACCGAAAGGGAGTTAGTCGGCTTGGCACAGAAAGAAGAGTGAGTGAGTGCAACTCAAATTAGAATGCTGGGGTCCAATATATATGGTTTCTCTTATTCGCAACAAAAAGAAGAGTCTCAAACATTTCACCACATGAACAACAGTCTAAAACAATTTACCATATAAAGAACAGTCTCAACTACATTCAGCTGGAAACAACATTCTCTTGGGTCAGAGAATGTACAAAAGAAGTTTAACAATAAATCATTGAGCCATATCAATTTACAATGAGAATGAAGCAGATAGAGTATCTCCTTATATGCATTGTTAACGTCATTAGCTACTTAGCTCAAGCATATACTCCAACTATTTTATAGTAATAGCAACAGgcccaaaaacaaaaaagaaaagaggggggggggggggatccaACTCCAAATAGAGACTAATAAATTGAGCTTCTTTTCTCCTTTAAGATTGTGTCAGAACTAGTGTCAATCACAAAAGAATTGCAGAATAACGATCATTGACAATGTATCAAGAACCCTAAATATACAACTGGGAAAGTCAGTCCTGAGGAGAATATGAGCTTCTGTCCACCCTAATAGTGTTTGGTTAGAGAAACAGATAAAGAAATACAGGGACATAGAGACACAAGAATTACTTGGTTAGGAAAATAGGTACAGAGCCAACAACTGGTGTCTTGGGACAAAGATTCCTGCATTCTCTGCATTCCCAAAAAGGTGGGATGGAGACCAAACACTGGACAGAAACGTTTTCCAGTTTTGTCTTTGGCAGATGGCTGGCAACATTCCAAGGTGGCAGGTGGCTTTCCAACAAACGGTAAATTGTCTCTTTCATGTGTTTTTTTCCTTGTCCCTTGTGTTTTCAGACAAATTCTATTCCCACTATCCCTGTGTATATATTTGTTTACCTAACTAAACTCTCCCTATTCTCCTATTTATCTCATTCACTCCCTAACAGCCTCCTAACTACTTTCACTGACCAAAACTTGGCAATTACTTAACAGAGTTAATTGCTGCCTCACACTCATTTGTCTTCCCCTTCCAGTTCTATACTAAGTTACTAACCCAAAATGGTTCCTAACAGACTACTCCAGGTTTGTATCAGGATCTTATATTTCAGGTCAACAAGTAGTTTTTTAGTGCACAAATTAAAAGGAAGGATTTCCAGTGAAACTCAGTTCAAGTTTTTATGCTTTTTCTTGGGTGGTAGGTTGGCAAAAGAATTAAAGGATTTGTTCAGCTTGACACCGAACACTTAAACCCTTCCTTGTTTCCTACAGATGGCgttcaaaactaaaactacatATCATTTTTGAAACTAAAACCAAAATTTAACCTAACACCATGAATGACCAAAATATTACAAGAAAAAACTTAAGAACCACGCAATAAGCACATGCCTACAACTTACTTCTACAGGTTTGCCTATGATTAACAAGGAAACTTAACATTCGTAACAAATAAAGAACTCATTGAGTTATAGAAGCAAAAGGTTTAAATCTTTTTCAGCAGTTCTTTTGATAATACAAATAATTTCCCAATCACAATCCAAACAGGAAATATGGCTAATTTCCTTTCTTTCAGTTTTCTATTCACTGCAGCTCACAGCCTCACACCACTGAAAGGTTGACTACAATTCATTTCAAGTTCTAAAAGCATCTTTTCATATGCAAAAGTTAGTAGCATTTCATGACCGCAACCCACTTTCATTGAAACACTAGATTTCTTCATATAttgaaataaaaggaaaataacatCAACCATTAAGTTTAAACATAAACCATCTACTTAAGAAAAGCTGACAGCTTAATGTTATACTAAGAATAAcacaagataaaataagataaaatacatgTAAACAATTACTGATGTAAATAGAGTCGATGCAAATAGCTATGATCATTATCAACATTGTTACCTTCTTTCCCACTGTCTCTTGCTGCTTCTTCACTCTCTCACGCAATTTTTTAAGTCCCATGTTCATTCTCAACCTCTTCTCCTGTGAATAACAGATCATGCAACACAGATAAGCCCGCCCACGACAAAAGTAAGTTAATGAGGCAACTGATAGGTAACACAAAAATCTTGAGAATTTGCAAAACAAAGGTGTGAAACAAAGAAACCTTGACATAGCTGACACCCAGATCCTTTCTGGTATAACCACGGTCCAAGTTACGCATTACATACTGATTATAATCTTTGATTATTCTCATTATGATATCTGAAGTAGAAATTCCATCGGTCCGCTTTGTTTCCTTAAACTTTCCAATAGACTTAACCTATTTAGGAAACAATACACATAAGATCATCGATGGAAGCTGAAGATCAATACGTGACTgggaaaaaatataaaacaaaatttgaCCATGTTATAGTTCCGCCAGAAATATATAGAGAAAAAataatggcataaaagtggatgAAAGATTCAAATAGTCAATTGTGAACAACA
The sequence above is drawn from the Arachis hypogaea cultivar Tifrunner chromosome 4, arahy.Tifrunner.gnm2.J5K5, whole genome shotgun sequence genome and encodes:
- the LOC112796503 gene encoding choline-phosphate cytidylyltransferase 1, whose amino-acid sequence is MEAEEECEIGDQKTVRVYADGIYDLFHFGHARSLEQAKKLFPNTYLLVGCCNDEITHKYKGKTVMTDKERYESLRHCRWVDEVIPDAPWVITQEFIDKHQIDYVAHDSLPYADTSGAGKDVYEYVKSIGKFKETKRTDGISTSDIIMRIIKDYNQYVMRNLDRGYTRKDLGVSYVKEKRLRMNMGLKKLRERVKKQQETVGKKIQTVAGMRRTEWIENADRLVAGFLEMFEEGCHKMGTAIRDRIQERLRAQQIKSLLYDEWEEDDDDDEFGDDESAEYCSS